One segment of Acidovorax sp. DW039 DNA contains the following:
- a CDS encoding Mth938-like domain-containing protein has product MKFQPDRSSAQTIHGYGPGWIGVDGTKYTQSLIVGANGLLEMWNCARFEDLTAQHFEHLATLEAEVIIFGSGARNRFPPAAWLRPLAARQLGLETMDTAAACRTYNILSGEGRNVVAALILEP; this is encoded by the coding sequence ATGAAATTCCAGCCCGATCGCTCCAGCGCGCAGACCATTCACGGCTATGGCCCTGGCTGGATCGGTGTGGACGGGACCAAGTACACCCAAAGCCTGATCGTGGGCGCCAACGGACTGCTGGAGATGTGGAACTGCGCACGCTTTGAAGACCTGACAGCCCAGCACTTCGAGCACTTGGCCACACTGGAGGCTGAGGTCATCATCTTTGGCAGTGGCGCGCGCAACCGCTTTCCGCCCGCAGCGTGGCTGCGCCCGTTGGCCGCCCGACAACTGGGACTGGAAACCATGGACACGGCGGCCGCCTGCCGCACCTACAACATCCTGTCGGGCGAGGGCCGCAACGTTGTCGCGGCGCTCATTCTCGAGCCCTGA
- a CDS encoding peroxiredoxin has protein sequence MAIVVNKPLPEFEANATGGIKVSNTSHTGQILILYFYPKDNTPGCTTEAMQFRDKYKDFVKAGAAVFGVSRDNMKSHDDFKEKLELPFELIADTEEKMCHMFGVVKNKIMYGKKVKGIERSTFLIGPDGVLIQEWRGLKVPGHVDEVLKAVKSLKALKKAA, from the coding sequence ATGGCGATCGTTGTCAACAAACCCCTCCCTGAATTTGAAGCCAACGCGACCGGCGGGATCAAGGTCTCCAACACGTCACACACCGGCCAGATTCTGATTCTGTACTTCTATCCCAAGGACAACACCCCTGGTTGCACCACGGAAGCCATGCAGTTCCGTGACAAGTACAAAGATTTCGTCAAGGCGGGCGCCGCAGTGTTCGGCGTTTCGCGCGACAACATGAAGTCCCACGACGACTTCAAGGAAAAGCTGGAACTGCCTTTCGAGCTGATTGCAGACACCGAAGAAAAAATGTGCCACATGTTCGGCGTGGTCAAAAACAAGATCATGTACGGCAAAAAGGTCAAAGGCATCGAGCGCAGCACGTTCCTGATCGGCCCTGATGGCGTGCTGATCCAGGAATGGCGCGGCCTGAAGGTTCCAGGTCACGTGGACGAAGTGCTCAAGGCGGTCAAGTCGCTCAAGGCCCTGAAAAAGGCCGCCTGA
- a CDS encoding PhoH family protein, giving the protein MPLPPAPSRRAALLAPEAYENKARSARAAARAVTNPAAEDDDNNIAVLEASTPATRTRASRGSKASATTVATPAPVAKAAPAPTARRAPAAPKETAAEPATLSSAAASTTESRSARSKKTRSQGPTKLFVLDTNVLLHDPTSLFRFEEHDIFLPMIVLEELDGHKKGMTEVARNGRQASRTLDALAAAQGADIAKGLKLDSTGQRAAGGHLFFQTEPLDYSLPTSLPQGKADNQILGVVEALRKQHAPREVVLVSKDINMRVKARALGLAAEDYQNDKALEDGDLLYAGVLALPPDFWTKSGKNVESWQSGAHTYYRISGPIVPQLMINQFVYFEAPGEPSLFARVSEIRDKTAVLQTLKDYGSTKNAVWGVTTRNREQNYAMNLLMDPEIDFVTLTGTAGTGKTLLALAAGLTQVLDDRRYTEIIMTRATVSVGEDIGFLPGTEEEKMGPWMGALDDNLEFLAKGDGGNAGEWGRAATNELIRSRIKIKSMNFMRGRTFLNKYVIIDEAQNLTPKQMKTLITRAGPGTKIICMGNLAQIDTPYLTEGSSGLTYAVDRFKGWPHSGHITLARGERSRLADFASEVL; this is encoded by the coding sequence ATGCCCCTGCCACCCGCCCCCAGCCGCCGTGCCGCCCTGCTTGCACCAGAGGCGTATGAAAACAAAGCCCGCTCTGCCCGTGCAGCGGCTCGCGCAGTAACGAACCCAGCCGCAGAAGACGACGACAACAACATCGCCGTTCTGGAAGCAAGCACTCCCGCAACGCGGACTCGCGCCTCTCGCGGCTCAAAAGCTTCAGCTACCACGGTCGCTACACCCGCTCCAGTGGCCAAAGCTGCGCCAGCACCCACCGCGCGTCGCGCACCCGCGGCCCCCAAAGAGACTGCAGCAGAACCAGCCACGCTCAGCAGCGCTGCCGCATCCACTACCGAGAGCCGCAGCGCCCGCAGCAAAAAGACACGCTCCCAGGGCCCGACCAAGCTGTTCGTACTGGACACCAACGTGCTCTTGCACGACCCGACCAGCCTGTTCCGCTTTGAAGAGCACGACATCTTCCTGCCCATGATCGTTCTGGAGGAACTGGACGGTCACAAGAAGGGCATGACGGAAGTGGCACGCAATGGCCGCCAGGCCAGCCGCACCCTCGATGCACTGGCAGCGGCCCAGGGCGCAGACATAGCCAAGGGACTCAAGCTGGATTCCACGGGCCAACGCGCCGCAGGCGGACATCTCTTCTTCCAGACGGAACCGCTGGACTACAGCCTGCCCACCAGCCTGCCCCAGGGCAAGGCCGACAACCAGATCCTGGGCGTGGTGGAAGCCCTGCGCAAGCAGCATGCGCCACGCGAGGTGGTGCTCGTATCGAAGGACATCAACATGCGGGTCAAGGCCCGCGCACTCGGTCTGGCAGCCGAGGATTACCAGAACGACAAGGCCCTGGAAGACGGTGACCTGCTCTACGCGGGCGTATTGGCGCTGCCCCCGGATTTCTGGACCAAGAGCGGCAAGAACGTGGAAAGCTGGCAAAGCGGTGCCCACACCTACTACCGCATCAGTGGCCCCATCGTGCCGCAGCTGATGATCAATCAGTTCGTGTACTTTGAAGCTCCCGGCGAGCCCAGCCTGTTCGCCCGCGTGAGCGAAATCCGCGACAAGACTGCGGTACTGCAGACCTTGAAGGATTACGGCTCCACCAAGAATGCTGTCTGGGGCGTGACCACGCGCAACCGCGAGCAGAACTACGCCATGAACCTGCTCATGGATCCTGAGATTGATTTCGTAACGCTCACAGGCACTGCGGGCACCGGCAAGACGCTTCTGGCACTGGCTGCAGGCCTCACCCAAGTGCTGGACGACCGCCGCTACACCGAGATCATCATGACCCGCGCCACGGTGAGCGTGGGTGAGGACATCGGCTTTTTGCCCGGCACCGAAGAGGAAAAGATGGGCCCCTGGATGGGCGCGCTGGATGACAACCTGGAGTTTTTGGCCAAGGGCGACGGCGGCAACGCTGGCGAATGGGGCCGTGCAGCCACCAATGAGCTGATCCGCAGCCGCATCAAGATCAAGAGCATGAACTTCATGCGCGGACGCACCTTCCTGAACAAGTACGTCATCATCGACGAGGCACAGAACCTGACGCCCAAGCAGATGAAGACGCTGATCACGCGCGCAGGCCCCGGCACCAAGATCATCTGCATGGGTAACCTGGCCCAGATTGACACGCCGTACCTCACCGAAGGCTCTTCGGGCCTGACCTACGCCGTAGACCGCTTCAAGGGCTGGCCACACAGCGGCCACATCACCCTGGCCCGTGGCGAACGCTCGCGTCTGGCGGACTTTGCCAGCGAGGTGCTCTGA
- the dnaB gene encoding replicative DNA helicase, with the protein MSAVFPPLDDQGFSAPNVQDNEVARLRIPPHSVEAESSVLGGLLLDNNAWDRVGDLLTESNFYRHEHQLIFTAIATLVNASKPADVITVFEHLRSLGKAEEVGGLTYLNNLAQYVPSASNIRRYAEIVRERAILRKLVTASDEISTNAFDPQGKTVERILDEAEAKIFAIGEEGSRNKQGFQSLDTLVVDLLDKVQEMADNPADVTGVPTGFADLDRMTSGLQAGDMIVLAARPSMGKTSFAVNIAEHVALNEGLPVAIFSMEMGAAQLAVRIVGSIGRVNQGNLRTGKLTDDEWPRLTEAIEKLRTVSLHIDETPGLSPGELRANARRLARQCGKLGLIVVDYLQLMSGSGAGSADNRATELGEISRGLKMLAKELQCPVIALSQLNRSVEQRTDKRPMMSDLRESGAIEQDADIIMFIYRDDYYNKDSKEPNVAEVIIGKQRNGPTGTVKLFFQKNQTRFENLAMGGGDDY; encoded by the coding sequence ATGTCCGCAGTTTTTCCCCCGCTAGATGACCAAGGTTTTTCTGCCCCCAACGTTCAGGATAACGAAGTCGCCCGTTTGCGTATTCCGCCGCATTCCGTGGAGGCGGAATCGAGCGTGCTGGGTGGCCTGCTGCTGGACAACAACGCCTGGGACCGTGTGGGCGACCTGCTGACCGAGAGCAACTTCTATCGCCACGAACATCAGCTGATCTTCACGGCCATTGCCACTTTGGTGAATGCGAGCAAGCCCGCTGATGTGATCACCGTGTTTGAGCACCTCCGCAGCCTGGGCAAAGCCGAGGAGGTGGGTGGGCTGACGTACCTGAACAACCTGGCCCAGTACGTTCCCAGTGCCAGCAACATCCGCCGCTATGCTGAGATCGTTCGGGAGCGGGCGATCCTGCGCAAGCTGGTCACTGCCAGCGACGAAATCTCTACCAATGCGTTTGATCCGCAGGGTAAGACGGTCGAGCGCATTCTGGACGAAGCCGAAGCCAAGATTTTTGCGATTGGCGAAGAGGGCTCACGCAACAAGCAGGGTTTCCAGTCTCTCGACACGCTGGTGGTGGACCTGCTCGACAAAGTGCAGGAGATGGCTGACAACCCGGCCGACGTGACCGGCGTGCCCACGGGATTTGCGGACCTGGACCGCATGACTTCCGGCCTGCAGGCGGGGGACATGATTGTTCTGGCAGCCCGCCCTTCCATGGGCAAGACGTCTTTTGCGGTGAACATTGCCGAGCACGTGGCGCTGAATGAAGGTCTGCCCGTAGCCATTTTTTCGATGGAAATGGGTGCCGCTCAGCTGGCGGTGCGTATTGTGGGCTCGATTGGTCGGGTCAACCAGGGCAACCTGCGGACCGGCAAGCTGACCGATGACGAATGGCCGCGCCTGACCGAGGCGATTGAAAAGCTGCGCACGGTATCTCTGCACATTGACGAAACCCCGGGTCTGTCCCCTGGGGAACTGCGCGCCAACGCCAGACGTTTGGCTCGCCAGTGCGGCAAGCTGGGGCTGATCGTGGTGGACTACCTGCAGCTCATGAGTGGCTCAGGCGCTGGCAGTGCCGACAACCGCGCCACAGAACTGGGAGAAATCTCCCGGGGGCTGAAGATGCTGGCCAAGGAGCTGCAGTGCCCTGTGATTGCGCTGTCACAGCTCAACCGTTCGGTGGAGCAGCGCACGGACAAGCGTCCCATGATGTCCGACCTGCGTGAATCTGGCGCTATCGAGCAGGATGCTGACATCATCATGTTCATCTACCGCGACGACTACTACAACAAGGACAGCAAAGAGCCCAACGTGGCCGAGGTCATCATTGGCAAGCAGCGTAACGGCCCTACCGGCACGGTCAAACTTTTCTTCCAGAAGAACCAGACGCGCTTTGAGAACCTGGCTATGGGTGGTGGGGATGATTACTAA
- the rplI gene encoding 50S ribosomal protein L9: MQIILLDKVVNLGNLGEIVKVKDGYARNFLIPSGRARRATEANKAEFEAKRAELEKAAAAKLAEAQAQGEKLGGTTVKLTQKAGVDGRLFGSVTNHDIAEELNKQGYKIVKAQVRMPNGPIKLVGESTVSVALHTDVVVDVTVSVYGETA, from the coding sequence ATGCAAATCATTCTGCTCGACAAGGTTGTGAACCTCGGCAACCTCGGCGAAATCGTCAAGGTGAAAGACGGCTACGCCCGTAACTTCCTGATCCCTTCGGGCCGCGCTCGCCGCGCCACCGAAGCCAACAAGGCTGAGTTCGAAGCCAAGCGCGCCGAACTCGAAAAGGCCGCTGCTGCCAAGCTGGCAGAAGCCCAAGCCCAAGGCGAAAAGCTGGGTGGCACTACCGTCAAGCTGACCCAGAAGGCTGGCGTGGATGGCCGTCTGTTTGGTTCCGTGACCAACCACGACATCGCTGAAGAGCTGAACAAGCAAGGCTACAAGATCGTGAAGGCTCAAGTGCGTATGCCCAACGGTCCTATCAAGCTGGTCGGCGAAAGCACCGTGAGCGTTGCTCTGCACACCGATGTGGTGGTGGATGTGACTGTTTCGGTCTACGGCGAAACCGCCTAA
- the rpsR gene encoding 30S ribosomal protein S18 — MATFKKFNKDKRPKRNTQSLLFKRKRFCRFTVTGVEEIDYKDVDTLRDFIAENGKIIPARLTGTRAIYQRQLNTAIKRARFLALVPYSDQHKI, encoded by the coding sequence ATGGCCACGTTCAAGAAGTTCAACAAAGACAAGCGCCCAAAGCGCAACACCCAGTCCCTGCTGTTCAAGCGCAAGCGCTTCTGCCGCTTCACCGTGACGGGCGTTGAAGAAATCGACTACAAGGATGTCGATACGCTGCGCGACTTCATCGCCGAAAACGGCAAGATCATCCCCGCGCGCCTTACCGGCACACGCGCCATCTACCAGCGTCAGCTGAACACCGCCATCAAGCGTGCCCGCTTCCTGGCCCTGGTGCCTTACAGCGACCAGCACAAGATCTAA
- the priB gene encoding primosomal replication protein N, with the protein MENRVVLTACIAEAESLRYTPAGLPAINLRLEHESQQTEAGHPRAVKAAIKAVAFGAMAERLARQNIGSLWTFSGFLATPRNGKNAVLHIQDIQQN; encoded by the coding sequence GTGGAGAACCGCGTCGTCTTGACAGCATGTATCGCAGAGGCTGAGTCCCTGCGCTACACCCCCGCCGGTTTGCCTGCCATCAACCTGCGGCTCGAACATGAGTCGCAACAGACAGAAGCAGGTCACCCCCGGGCCGTCAAGGCAGCCATCAAGGCCGTTGCCTTTGGTGCAATGGCCGAGCGGCTGGCAAGGCAGAACATCGGAAGTCTCTGGACTTTTTCGGGTTTTCTGGCCACCCCGCGCAACGGCAAGAATGCAGTGCTTCACATCCAGGATATTCAACAAAATTAA
- the rpsF gene encoding 30S ribosomal protein S6 yields MRHYEIILLIHPDQSEQVPAMLERYKGMITAGGGKVHRVEDWGRRQLAYLINKLAKAHYLCVNIEADQAVMAELEHAFKFNDAVLRHLTVQKKKAETGPSSMMKTVEREEARKASQAEYAAAGER; encoded by the coding sequence ATGCGTCACTACGAAATCATTTTGTTGATCCATCCGGATCAAAGCGAACAAGTTCCAGCCATGCTGGAGCGCTACAAGGGCATGATCACCGCTGGCGGTGGCAAGGTGCACCGCGTGGAAGACTGGGGTCGCCGTCAACTGGCCTACCTGATCAACAAGCTGGCCAAGGCCCACTACCTGTGCGTGAACATCGAAGCTGACCAGGCTGTGATGGCCGAGCTGGAGCACGCCTTCAAGTTCAACGACGCCGTGCTGCGCCACCTGACTGTTCAGAAGAAGAAGGCTGAGACTGGCCCATCTTCCATGATGAAGACTGTTGAGCGCGAAGAGGCCCGCAAGGCCAGCCAAGCCGAGTACGCAGCGGCTGGCGAGCGCTGA
- the grpE gene encoding nucleotide exchange factor GrpE: MSDNSQPNTNQAAPSPEEVEAAMAANASDEMERLQAELAELKAKSADLADQFLRAKAEAENARRRAEEEVAKARKFGIESFAESLLPVADSLDAALAIKEATPQQLREGADATLRQLTSALERNKVLAINPAAGTKFDPHQHQAISVVPADQEANTVVAVLQKGYMIAERVLRPALVTVTAPK, encoded by the coding sequence ATGTCAGACAACAGCCAGCCCAACACCAACCAAGCCGCACCCTCCCCCGAAGAAGTGGAAGCAGCCATGGCGGCCAACGCCTCTGACGAAATGGAGCGTCTGCAAGCCGAACTGGCAGAGCTGAAAGCCAAGAGCGCCGATCTGGCCGACCAGTTTCTGCGCGCCAAGGCAGAAGCCGAAAACGCCCGCCGCCGCGCTGAAGAGGAAGTCGCCAAGGCACGCAAGTTCGGCATTGAGAGCTTTGCTGAGAGCCTTCTGCCCGTGGCAGACAGCCTGGATGCAGCCCTGGCCATCAAGGAAGCCACCCCCCAGCAACTGCGCGAAGGTGCTGATGCCACGCTGCGCCAGCTGACCTCTGCCCTGGAACGCAACAAGGTGCTAGCCATCAACCCCGCTGCAGGCACCAAGTTTGACCCCCACCAGCACCAGGCCATCAGCGTGGTGCCTGCCGATCAGGAAGCCAATACGGTGGTGGCCGTGCTGCAAAAGGGCTACATGATCGCCGAACGGGTTCTACGGCCCGCGCTCGTCACCGTGACAGCGCCCAAGTAA
- the dnaK gene encoding molecular chaperone DnaK, producing MGKIIGIDLGTTNSCVAIMEGNTTRVIENSEGARTTPSIIAYQEDGEILVGASAKRQAVTNPKNTIYAAKRLIGRKFEEKEVQKDIDLMPYTIAKADNGDAWVEVRGNKLAPPQISAEVLRKMKKTAEDYLGEAVTEAVITVPAYFNDAQRQATKDAGRIAGLDVKRIINEPTAAALAFGLDKAEKGDRKIAVYDLGGGTFDVSIIEIADVDGEKQFEVLSTNGDTFLGGEDFDQRIIDYIIAEFKKEQGVDLSKDVLALQRLKEAAEKAKIELSNSSATDINLPYITADASGPKHLNIKLTRAKLESLVEELIERTIAPCRTAIKDAGVSVSDIHDVILVGGMTRMPKVQEKVKEFFGKDPRKDVNPDEAVAVGAAIQGQVLSGDRKDVLLLDVTPLSLGIETLGGVMTKMITKNTTIPTKFAQTFSTADDNQPAVTIKVYQGEREMASGNKLLGEFNLEGIPPAARGVPQIEVSFDIDANGILHVGAKDKGTGKENKITIKANSGLSEEEIQKMVKDAELNAADDKKKLELVQAKNQGEAAVHSVNKSLTEHGDKLEAGEKDAITAAVKALEEALKGEDKAAIEDKTNALMAASQKLGEKMYAESQAAQAAQAAGGAEAGAGASTASAKPADDDNVVDAEVKEVKKG from the coding sequence ATGGGAAAAATCATCGGTATTGACCTGGGCACCACCAACAGCTGCGTGGCCATCATGGAAGGCAACACCACGCGCGTGATCGAAAACAGCGAAGGCGCACGCACGACGCCTTCCATCATTGCGTACCAGGAAGACGGCGAAATTCTGGTGGGTGCATCTGCCAAGCGCCAGGCCGTTACCAACCCCAAGAACACCATCTACGCAGCCAAGCGCCTGATTGGTCGCAAGTTCGAAGAAAAAGAAGTGCAAAAGGACATCGACCTGATGCCCTACACCATCGCGAAGGCTGACAACGGTGACGCATGGGTGGAAGTGCGCGGCAACAAGCTGGCACCTCCTCAAATCAGCGCTGAAGTGCTGCGCAAGATGAAAAAGACGGCGGAAGACTATCTGGGCGAAGCCGTCACCGAGGCCGTCATTACCGTTCCCGCCTACTTCAACGACGCCCAGCGCCAGGCCACCAAGGATGCCGGCCGTATTGCAGGCCTGGACGTGAAGCGCATCATCAACGAACCTACCGCAGCAGCACTGGCCTTTGGTCTGGACAAGGCTGAAAAGGGTGACCGCAAGATCGCCGTTTATGACCTGGGTGGCGGCACGTTCGACGTGTCCATCATCGAAATCGCCGACGTGGACGGCGAAAAGCAGTTCGAAGTGCTGTCGACCAACGGCGACACCTTCCTGGGCGGCGAAGACTTTGACCAACGCATCATCGACTACATCATTGCCGAGTTCAAGAAGGAACAAGGCGTGGACCTGTCCAAGGACGTGCTGGCCCTGCAGCGCCTGAAGGAAGCTGCTGAGAAGGCCAAGATCGAGCTGTCGAACTCGTCCGCCACCGACATCAACCTGCCCTACATCACAGCCGACGCCTCGGGCCCCAAGCACCTGAACATCAAGCTCACCCGCGCCAAGCTGGAAAGCCTGGTGGAAGAGCTGATCGAGCGCACCATCGCCCCTTGCCGCACCGCCATCAAGGATGCTGGCGTGAGCGTGTCCGACATCCATGACGTGATCCTGGTCGGCGGTATGACCCGCATGCCCAAGGTGCAGGAAAAGGTGAAGGAATTCTTCGGCAAGGACCCCCGCAAGGACGTGAACCCTGACGAAGCCGTGGCCGTAGGCGCTGCCATCCAGGGCCAGGTGCTGTCGGGTGACCGCAAGGACGTGCTGCTGCTGGACGTGACCCCCCTGTCCCTGGGTATCGAAACCCTGGGCGGCGTCATGACCAAGATGATCACCAAGAACACCACGATCCCCACCAAGTTCGCGCAGACCTTCTCGACGGCCGATGACAACCAGCCTGCCGTGACCATCAAGGTCTACCAGGGTGAGCGTGAAATGGCTTCGGGCAACAAGCTGCTGGGTGAGTTCAATCTGGAAGGCATCCCACCTGCAGCCCGTGGCGTTCCACAGATCGAAGTGTCGTTCGACATCGACGCCAACGGTATCCTGCACGTGGGCGCCAAGGACAAGGGCACCGGCAAGGAAAACAAGATCACCATCAAGGCCAACTCGGGTCTGTCCGAGGAGGAAATCCAGAAGATGGTGAAGGACGCCGAGCTGAACGCTGCAGACGACAAGAAGAAGCTCGAACTGGTGCAGGCCAAGAACCAGGGCGAAGCGGCTGTCCACAGCGTAAACAAGAGCCTGACCGAGCATGGCGACAAGCTGGAAGCTGGCGAGAAAGACGCGATCACCGCCGCCGTGAAGGCCCTGGAAGAAGCCCTCAAGGGTGAAGACAAGGCTGCGATCGAAGACAAAACCAACGCACTGATGGCCGCCAGCCAGAAGCTGGGCGAGAAGATGTACGCCGAATCCCAAGCAGCCCAGGCGGCTCAGGCTGCCGGTGGTGCTGAGGCAGGTGCTGGTGCATCGACCGCATCCGCCAAGCCTGCGGACGACGACAACGTGGTGGACGCAGAGGTGAAGGAAGTCAAGAAGGGCTGA
- the dnaJ gene encoding molecular chaperone DnaJ, which yields MSKKDFYEVLGVAKNASDEDIKKAYRKLAMKYHPDRNQGDAAKTAEEKFKEAKEAYEMLSDPQKRAAYDQYGHAGVDPNMRGPGGGAEGFGGFAEAFGDIFGDMFGQQGGRGRGGRQVYRGSDLSYAMEITLEEAARGKDAQIRIPSWDSCDTCHGSGAKPGTSAKTCGTCQGSGTVQMRQGFFSVQQTCPHCRGTGKIIPEPCTACHGQGKIKKQKTLEVKIPAGIDDGMRIRSTGNGEPGTNGGPPGDLYIEIRIKKHDIFERDGDDLHCQVPVSFITAALGGEIEVPTLQGKAAIDIPEGTQAGKQFRLRGKGIKGVRSSYPGDLYCHIAVETPVKLTEHQRKLLRELEESLKKGGSRHSPSGESWTDRLKNFFS from the coding sequence ATGTCGAAAAAAGACTTTTACGAAGTCCTGGGCGTTGCCAAAAACGCTTCGGATGAAGACATCAAGAAGGCTTATCGCAAGCTGGCGATGAAGTACCACCCTGACCGCAACCAGGGGGACGCCGCCAAGACTGCAGAGGAGAAGTTCAAGGAGGCCAAGGAGGCCTACGAGATGCTCTCCGACCCGCAGAAACGGGCGGCCTACGACCAGTATGGCCACGCGGGGGTGGACCCCAACATGCGCGGCCCCGGGGGCGGCGCAGAAGGCTTTGGCGGTTTTGCCGAGGCTTTCGGCGACATCTTCGGCGACATGTTCGGCCAGCAAGGTGGGCGTGGCCGGGGCGGGCGTCAGGTGTACCGCGGCAGCGATCTCAGCTATGCCATGGAAATCACCCTGGAAGAAGCTGCCCGCGGCAAGGATGCACAGATCCGCATCCCCTCGTGGGACAGCTGTGACACCTGCCACGGCAGCGGCGCCAAGCCCGGCACCAGCGCCAAGACCTGCGGCACCTGCCAGGGTTCAGGCACGGTGCAGATGCGCCAGGGCTTCTTCAGCGTGCAGCAAACCTGCCCGCACTGCCGCGGCACGGGCAAGATCATCCCCGAGCCCTGCACTGCGTGCCATGGCCAAGGCAAGATCAAGAAGCAAAAGACGCTGGAAGTGAAGATTCCTGCGGGCATCGACGATGGCATGCGCATCCGCAGCACAGGCAATGGCGAACCGGGCACCAATGGCGGCCCACCCGGCGATCTGTACATCGAGATCCGCATCAAGAAGCACGACATCTTCGAGCGCGATGGCGACGACCTGCACTGCCAGGTGCCGGTGAGCTTCATCACCGCCGCGCTGGGCGGCGAAATTGAAGTGCCCACCCTGCAAGGCAAGGCAGCCATTGATATCCCCGAAGGCACGCAAGCGGGCAAGCAGTTCCGCCTGCGCGGCAAAGGCATCAAGGGCGTGCGCTCCAGCTATCCGGGCGACCTGTACTGCCACATTGCAGTGGAGACACCCGTCAAGCTCACCGAGCACCAGCGCAAGCTGTTGCGTGAGCTGGAAGAGTCGCTGAAAAAGGGCGGCTCCCGCCACTCCCCCAGCGGCGAGAGCTGGACAGACCGGCTGAAGAACTTCTTCAGTTGA
- a CDS encoding MBL fold metallo-hydrolase yields the protein MDVKITFLGGSGTVTGSKYLVRHNGKSLLVDCGLFQGYKQLRLRNWQPLPLSPSQVDAVLLTHAHLDHSGYLPLLARDGFKGPVHATTGTRDLCAILLPDSGHLQEEDAAFLNRHKLSSHAPALPLYTKLDAQHCLQQFKAHRLHERFEPLPGWHATFSNAGHILGAASVLLEVGGRRILFSGDLGRPDDMLMNPPDAPPQADAVLIESTYGDREHPPEDLLSELGPALARLAARGGVAVVPVFAVGRAQVVLHAIGLLKAQGLIPASLKVFLDSPMAVSTTGLYQHHLGEHRLNAREVNALEHGATMVQTPEQSKGLARLHGPMVILAASGMATGGRVLHHLALHAGDHRNMIILTGHQAPGTRGARLADGEKSVRIHGQDVAVRAEVVKLNSASAHADGNQLMAWLRSMDHAPGHVWVVHGEMNAADHLRQRISHELRWQADVPEHGSTVTL from the coding sequence ATGGACGTGAAAATCACCTTCCTGGGCGGCTCAGGCACCGTCACCGGCTCCAAATACCTCGTTCGCCACAACGGCAAAAGCCTCTTGGTGGACTGCGGTCTGTTCCAGGGCTACAAGCAGCTGCGGCTGCGCAACTGGCAGCCCCTGCCTTTGTCGCCTTCGCAAGTGGATGCCGTACTGCTCACCCACGCACACCTGGACCACAGCGGCTACCTTCCCCTGCTGGCCCGTGACGGATTCAAAGGCCCCGTGCATGCCACCACAGGCACGCGTGACCTCTGCGCCATCCTGCTGCCCGACAGCGGACACCTGCAGGAAGAGGACGCCGCTTTTCTGAACCGGCACAAACTGAGCAGCCACGCGCCCGCACTGCCGCTTTACACCAAGCTGGACGCGCAGCATTGCCTCCAGCAGTTCAAGGCCCACCGCTTGCACGAGCGCTTTGAGCCCCTGCCCGGCTGGCATGCCACGTTCTCCAATGCAGGCCACATTCTGGGCGCGGCCAGTGTGCTGCTGGAAGTGGGCGGACGGCGCATCCTGTTCTCCGGCGACCTGGGCAGGCCCGACGACATGCTGATGAACCCGCCGGACGCGCCACCCCAGGCCGATGCTGTACTGATCGAATCCACCTACGGCGACCGCGAGCACCCGCCCGAAGACCTGCTGAGCGAACTGGGCCCGGCACTGGCCCGGCTGGCCGCGCGCGGCGGGGTGGCCGTGGTACCCGTCTTCGCTGTGGGCCGCGCCCAGGTGGTGCTGCACGCCATTGGTCTGCTCAAGGCGCAAGGGCTCATTCCTGCGTCGCTCAAAGTGTTTCTCGACAGCCCCATGGCCGTCAGCACCACCGGGCTGTACCAGCACCACCTGGGCGAACACCGCCTGAACGCGAGGGAGGTCAACGCACTGGAGCACGGGGCCACCATGGTGCAGACGCCCGAACAATCCAAAGGCCTGGCCCGCCTGCATGGCCCCATGGTCATCCTGGCCGCCAGCGGCATGGCCACGGGCGGGCGCGTGCTGCATCACTTGGCACTGCATGCGGGGGACCACCGCAACATGATCATCCTGACCGGACATCAGGCACCGGGCACGCGGGGCGCGCGTCTGGCCGATGGCGAAAAGTCCGTCCGCATCCACGGGCAGGATGTGGCCGTGCGCGCGGAAGTGGTCAAGCTGAACTCGGCCTCAGCCCATGCCGATGGCAACCAGTTGATGGCCTGGCTGCGCAGCATGGACCATGCGCCGGGGCATGTATGGGTGGTCCACGGTGAAATGAACGCAGCCGATCACCTGCGCCAGCGCATCAGCCATGAACTGCGCTGGCAAGCCGATGTGCCCGAACATGGCAGCACAGTGACCTTGTAG